One Chromatiales bacterium genomic region harbors:
- a CDS encoding SDR family oxidoreductase: protein MNLKDKTIVITGAARGLGAAMAKRLAQHQPVLALVDMKAEDLAATADACKQAGARVECFAANVAVEADVIRLFDDVVARCGAVHALVNNAGITRDALLIKFKDGQVQSKMSLAQWQAVIDVNLTGVFLCGREAAERMIVKGNPGVIINISSISRAGNAGQSNYTAAKAGVAAMAVTWAKELARYGIRAASIAPGFINTEMVAAMKPEAREKLTSGIPLKRMGEPDEIARTVEFILQNDYVSGRCFEIDGALRL, encoded by the coding sequence ATGAACCTCAAGGACAAGACCATCGTGATCACGGGCGCTGCCCGCGGCCTCGGCGCCGCCATGGCAAAGCGCCTCGCGCAGCATCAGCCGGTGCTGGCACTGGTCGACATGAAGGCTGAAGACCTGGCCGCCACCGCCGATGCCTGCAAGCAGGCCGGCGCCCGCGTCGAGTGCTTTGCCGCCAATGTCGCGGTTGAAGCCGATGTGATCAGGCTCTTCGACGATGTCGTCGCGCGCTGCGGCGCGGTGCATGCGCTGGTCAACAATGCCGGCATCACCCGTGATGCACTGCTGATCAAGTTCAAGGACGGCCAGGTCCAGTCAAAGATGAGCCTCGCCCAGTGGCAGGCAGTGATCGACGTGAACCTGACCGGCGTATTTCTCTGCGGCCGCGAAGCTGCCGAGCGCATGATCGTCAAGGGCAACCCCGGCGTGATCATCAACATCTCGAGCATCTCGCGCGCGGGCAATGCCGGCCAGAGCAATTACACGGCAGCCAAGGCCGGCGTCGCCGCGATGGCCGTCACCTGGGCAAAGGAACTCGCCCGCTACGGCATCCGCGCCGCATCGATCGCGCCGGGCTTCATCAATACGGAAATGGTCGCCGCCATGAAACCGGAAGCGCGCGAAAAGCTGACCTCGGGCATTCCGCTCAAGCGCATGGGCGAACCGGACGAGATCGCCCGGACCGTGGAATTCATCCTGCAGAATGACTATGTATCGGGCCGCTGCTTCGAGATCGACGGAGCGCTGCGTTTATAG
- a CDS encoding alpha/beta fold hydrolase encodes MPRIRKGYAEGRWGQIHYMECGHEGGHEGGKGLPLLLLHQSPTDSVQFARVMQPLAARGIHAIAIDLPGFGGSDTPSAPPTVADYAHIVPAVLDQLGITTASALGHHTGAVIVTEAALQFAPRVNKVVLNGPLPMSDEERAMWRQLLAREKDWNLRWDGSHLGELWNFRFGAQPEWTDLEAFHANFIHGLLAGRTVWYAHDAVMTYKHEEAMQRLQQPCLILANTGDAIYSFSQRARQLYPHFSWAELQGGTIDIIDEQPEAWSDLVAGFVKG; translated from the coding sequence ATGCCGCGGATCAGGAAGGGCTACGCCGAGGGCCGCTGGGGCCAGATTCACTATATGGAGTGCGGCCACGAGGGCGGCCATGAGGGCGGCAAGGGGCTACCGCTGCTGTTGCTGCACCAGTCGCCGACCGACAGCGTTCAGTTTGCCCGTGTCATGCAGCCGCTGGCGGCGCGCGGCATCCACGCGATCGCCATCGACCTGCCAGGCTTCGGCGGCTCGGATACCCCTTCGGCACCACCGACCGTTGCCGACTATGCGCATATCGTCCCGGCGGTGCTCGACCAGCTCGGCATCACGACCGCCAGCGCGCTCGGCCACCATACCGGCGCCGTAATCGTGACGGAGGCGGCCCTGCAGTTTGCCCCACGTGTCAATAAAGTGGTCCTCAACGGGCCGTTGCCGATGAGCGACGAAGAGCGGGCCATGTGGCGGCAGCTGCTGGCCCGCGAGAAGGACTGGAACCTGCGCTGGGATGGCAGCCATCTCGGCGAACTGTGGAATTTCCGCTTCGGGGCACAGCCGGAATGGACGGATCTGGAAGCCTTTCACGCCAATTTCATCCACGGCCTGCTGGCGGGCAGGACTGTCTGGTACGCGCACGATGCCGTGATGACCTACAAGCATGAAGAAGCCATGCAGCGCCTCCAGCAACCCTGCCTGATCCTCGCCAATACGGGCGATGCGATCTACAGTTTTTCACAGCGGGCGCGGCAGCTTTACCCGCATTTTTCCTGGGCTGAGCTGCAGGGCGGTACCATCGATATCATCGATGAGCAGCCGGAGGCCTGGAGCGATCTGGTTGCGGGTTTCGTGAAGGGCTGA
- the epsI gene encoding EpsI family protein, which yields MTAISRQTMPAAGRFFVPGLFVVALCGLLLLFRDGVELMIRSWFTVQHSHGLVILALVIYLLVWRVTDRPTRVASDRAACAWTGGLLLTGMALLIIGELSALYTFSQLGFIVALWGLLLSVSGPGRLRQLWLPLLCLFFLVPLPQFLGNRLISLLQLIATLPGVLLIRVAGFAVFVGGNIVDVGVYQIRVVEACSSVLLVVPLLSVAVPSAVLYCSHWWQRGVLLLSAVLIPVLVGSLRLAVAGLLAGYRGAGLADGFLQASAGLPLYLVCAGLFALLLVTYARGKRRAAADSAPASPVAAGRIKSTRPLWTAVLLVGSSLVASQLLAFPALQYPVRQLLAGFPRQLDDWTGREAEVDPAEVAALKLSDQAALFYERPKDSYPVSLWIAWYDMQVTGASTHSPMACLPGSGWRVEALDDYPIPGAGQNGSALHVRRAIIALGEEQQLVYYWYVQRGRNLTNEYLVKWYILRDSLLLKRSDGALIRLTTRISDTAGVSDAEARLTGFARAIAPVLGDYVPGRDAVLRQPLLNNP from the coding sequence ATGACCGCCATCTCTCGCCAGACCATGCCAGCCGCGGGCCGGTTTTTCGTACCCGGACTGTTTGTCGTCGCGCTGTGCGGTCTACTGCTGCTGTTCCGGGATGGCGTCGAGCTGATGATCCGCAGCTGGTTTACGGTTCAGCACAGCCATGGCCTGGTGATTCTGGCTCTGGTCATCTATCTGCTCGTCTGGCGTGTTACGGATCGGCCCACCCGTGTTGCCAGTGATCGTGCAGCCTGCGCCTGGACCGGCGGGCTGCTGCTCACCGGCATGGCACTGCTGATCATCGGTGAGTTGAGCGCGCTCTATACCTTCAGCCAGCTCGGCTTCATCGTGGCATTGTGGGGACTGCTGCTGTCGGTGAGCGGTCCTGGCCGGCTGCGCCAGCTGTGGTTGCCGCTGTTGTGTCTTTTTTTTCTGGTGCCCTTGCCGCAGTTCCTGGGCAATCGGCTGATATCCCTGTTGCAACTGATTGCGACGCTGCCCGGTGTGCTGCTGATTCGCGTCGCGGGTTTCGCGGTATTTGTCGGCGGCAATATTGTCGATGTCGGTGTTTACCAGATCCGGGTTGTCGAGGCCTGCAGCAGTGTACTGCTGGTCGTGCCCTTGCTGAGCGTTGCGGTGCCTTCTGCTGTCCTGTATTGCAGTCACTGGTGGCAGCGCGGTGTGCTGTTGCTGTCCGCCGTGCTGATTCCGGTTCTGGTTGGCAGTTTGCGTCTGGCGGTAGCCGGCCTGCTGGCCGGCTACCGTGGCGCGGGACTTGCCGACGGGTTTCTGCAAGCATCGGCTGGCCTGCCGCTCTATCTGGTTTGTGCCGGGTTGTTCGCGCTGCTGCTTGTGACGTATGCCCGTGGCAAGCGACGGGCTGCTGCAGATTCGGCCCCGGCATCGCCGGTCGCGGCCGGTCGCATCAAGTCCACCCGGCCGCTGTGGACGGCTGTCTTGCTGGTGGGATCGTCGCTGGTGGCTTCGCAGCTCCTCGCTTTCCCGGCATTGCAGTATCCGGTGCGGCAGCTATTGGCCGGTTTTCCCCGTCAGCTGGATGACTGGACGGGCCGCGAAGCCGAGGTTGATCCTGCCGAGGTTGCAGCGCTGAAGCTCAGCGACCAGGCTGCATTGTTCTATGAACGCCCGAAAGATTCGTATCCGGTTTCTCTATGGATAGCATGGTATGACATGCAGGTCACGGGGGCTTCCACACATTCTCCAATGGCTTGCTTGCCGGGATCCGGATGGCGTGTAGAGGCGCTGGATGATTATCCGATACCGGGCGCAGGGCAGAACGGATCCGCCCTGCACGTGCGCCGGGCGATTATCGCGTTGGGCGAGGAGCAACAACTTGTTTATTACTGGTATGTGCAGCGCGGCCGCAATCTGACCAACGAATATCTTGTCAAGTGGTACATCCTCCGCGACAGCCTGCTCCTGAAGCGCAGCGATGGAGCACTCATTCGCCTGACCACCCGGATCAGTGATACGGCCGGGGTTTCCGATGCCGAGGCCCGGTTGACGGGCTTTGCACGGGCTATCGCACCGGTACTCGGTGACTATGTTCCGGGCAGGGACGCCGTGCTGCGCCAGCCATTACTGAACAACCCGTAA
- a CDS encoding tetratricopeptide repeat protein, with translation MTRTIFAAVVLALLVACASPEEKAAAYVAKAQELYDAGEYEPAALEARNAVQVEPKNAKARYLMALIAEHKEDYKGMFGHLMVAVDADPANIEARLKLGMVFVAIGDWDSAAEQSDALLKLAPEDARVVLLQARIDLQNGNLSAGRAGLEKSIQLDPSNSDPVLILGALEAADNPDRGLAILDAGIARMPAAKAKALREQRVLILAQDNRIKEVEEGLQALMRDYPDESSYPGQLARMYAGQGRLDDADKVYQRLVELDPADAKRRIDYVGFLVGQQQGEKAEKFLQASITAYPDADALRLALGSLYEASARPDDAKAAYQALAKHSPKSVDGVKGRIRIAVIESTAKNDAAAMKVVDDLLVDIPDEPTALLLRAGSRLKSGETDEAIADLRLVTRKEPENVTAMLLLAEAHKTKNEPAVAKDVYRQVLKIQPDSAVALPELVKLYVAAEEYAEGEQLLVDRLKVRPDDVVASRALVDLFLAQGKKDEAAAEARRMAALPGQGGLGELSVGRVLAEQQDYAAAAEAFRKSMAMGAGNDPLAIEGLVRSLNAAGKRQEAVALLNQLKAGSGKDNSVFSDLLLADIYGQSGDRAEAEKALEAAIKSRPDIADGYLQLARLYAGDPAAQIRIYERGMKALPGNAYIGLPLAVALEEAGQFEAMISSLESLYKNNPGIPQVVNNLAMAILDHRSDAASYQRALELARKIESSNDPLLLDTVGWAYHRAGEFAQAASVLERVVAKDDRVPVYHYHLGMAYLAMNNQAGARQQLKQAVAGDAQYAGIDEARAALARLGESAPDKTAAATP, from the coding sequence TTGACGCGAACGATATTTGCTGCTGTCGTACTGGCCTTGCTCGTTGCCTGTGCCTCCCCGGAGGAAAAGGCGGCAGCCTATGTCGCCAAGGCACAAGAACTCTACGATGCGGGCGAATATGAGCCGGCCGCGCTCGAGGCGAGAAACGCAGTACAGGTGGAGCCGAAGAACGCCAAGGCGCGATACCTGATGGCGCTCATTGCCGAACACAAGGAAGACTACAAGGGGATGTTCGGTCACCTGATGGTGGCCGTGGATGCGGATCCGGCCAATATCGAGGCGCGGCTCAAGCTGGGCATGGTCTTCGTTGCAATCGGTGACTGGGATAGTGCGGCTGAACAGAGCGATGCTCTGCTCAAGCTCGCACCCGAGGATGCACGTGTCGTGCTGCTGCAGGCGCGCATCGATCTGCAGAATGGCAACCTGAGCGCCGGTCGTGCGGGGCTGGAAAAATCCATACAGCTGGACCCGTCCAACAGCGATCCGGTGCTGATCCTGGGTGCGCTGGAAGCTGCCGACAATCCGGACCGGGGTCTGGCGATTCTCGATGCAGGGATTGCGCGAATGCCGGCCGCGAAGGCAAAAGCGCTGCGTGAGCAGCGCGTCCTGATACTTGCCCAGGACAACCGCATCAAGGAGGTTGAGGAAGGACTGCAGGCGCTGATGCGGGACTATCCGGATGAGAGCAGCTATCCGGGCCAGTTGGCGCGGATGTACGCGGGGCAGGGCCGGCTGGATGATGCCGACAAGGTATATCAGCGACTCGTCGAGCTTGATCCGGCGGATGCGAAACGGCGCATCGACTACGTCGGGTTTCTGGTCGGCCAGCAGCAGGGCGAGAAGGCAGAGAAGTTTCTGCAGGCTTCCATCACGGCCTACCCGGACGCCGATGCGCTGCGTCTGGCACTGGGCAGCCTGTATGAGGCCAGCGCACGCCCGGACGATGCAAAGGCGGCCTATCAGGCGCTGGCCAAGCACAGCCCGAAGAGCGTTGATGGTGTCAAGGGCCGCATCCGTATCGCCGTGATCGAGTCGACGGCCAAAAACGATGCGGCGGCGATGAAAGTTGTCGATGATCTGCTGGTCGATATTCCCGATGAGCCGACGGCGCTGCTGCTGCGGGCGGGTTCCCGGCTGAAGAGCGGCGAGACCGATGAAGCGATTGCCGATTTGCGCCTGGTCACTCGCAAGGAACCGGAAAATGTCACGGCGATGTTGCTGTTGGCGGAGGCACACAAGACCAAGAACGAGCCAGCGGTCGCGAAGGATGTCTACCGGCAGGTACTGAAGATTCAGCCGGACTCCGCGGTTGCACTGCCTGAACTGGTCAAGCTGTATGTCGCCGCGGAAGAATATGCTGAAGGCGAACAACTGTTGGTTGATCGTCTCAAGGTTCGCCCGGACGATGTTGTGGCTTCGCGCGCGCTGGTCGACCTGTTCCTGGCGCAAGGCAAGAAAGACGAAGCAGCCGCGGAGGCGCGGCGCATGGCGGCGCTGCCTGGCCAGGGTGGTCTCGGCGAGTTGTCAGTGGGCCGCGTGCTGGCTGAACAGCAGGATTACGCTGCGGCGGCAGAGGCGTTTCGCAAGTCCATGGCGATGGGTGCCGGGAACGATCCGCTGGCCATCGAGGGCCTGGTGCGTTCGCTCAATGCGGCCGGCAAGCGGCAGGAGGCCGTTGCGTTGCTGAACCAGTTGAAGGCTGGTTCGGGCAAGGACAACAGTGTATTCAGTGACTTGCTGCTGGCCGATATCTATGGCCAGAGCGGCGACCGGGCAGAAGCCGAAAAAGCCCTGGAAGCTGCGATCAAGAGCCGCCCCGACATCGCCGATGGATATCTGCAACTCGCCAGGCTCTACGCGGGCGATCCGGCTGCGCAGATCCGGATCTACGAGCGTGGCATGAAGGCACTGCCCGGCAATGCCTATATCGGGTTGCCGCTGGCCGTCGCACTGGAGGAGGCCGGCCAGTTCGAGGCGATGATCAGCTCGCTGGAATCGCTGTACAAGAACAATCCCGGCATTCCACAGGTCGTCAACAATCTGGCCATGGCGATTCTCGATCATCGCAGCGATGCAGCGAGCTATCAGCGGGCGCTGGAACTGGCCAGAAAGATCGAGTCGTCGAATGATCCGCTGCTGCTAGATACCGTCGGCTGGGCCTACCACCGGGCTGGCGAATTTGCCCAGGCCGCGAGCGTCCTGGAACGCGTGGTCGCCAAGGATGATCGGGTACCGGTCTATCACTATCACCTGGGTATGGCCTATCTCGCCATGAACAACCAGGCCGGCGCCCGACAGCAGCTGAAACAGGCGGTTGCAGGTGATGCGCAGTACGCCGGCATCGACGAAGCTCGTG